A genome region from Festucalex cinctus isolate MCC-2025b chromosome 17, RoL_Fcin_1.0, whole genome shotgun sequence includes the following:
- the LOC144005468 gene encoding myosin light chain kinase, smooth muscle-like isoform X1, producing MDEDGGEPKTYVSTVRLLLGGRARSKADPLADGPGMRNAAGFSRPTGEKLHPRQNRSNFINGVARDATALISKNSSGSQSRGAELHFKEKKPSCGPDEAMELTAENTEAEAGPSVDFVDPPEHVAVRVGEQACLRCDFRTSCVPVACCWIFNRGKAVLPDPRMSVSSNDTHSSLTISEAHPEDTGSYTLIARNRSGSAEHTVSLSVIHRPDPPASHPVISQLSAESLVLSWTGPSFDGGTAVLGYIVEVRRLGADASGEWMEIAEQCKNTSTQVSSGLEPYGKYRFRVRACNAEGVSEPSQESDTITMAIAKDEKKADAGPYVKVVIDTKQELQDHYNVHEKLGVGKFGEVFRLSHKESGEVYAGKFYRAKNTKERSAARQEIELMNCLHHPKLVQCLAAYEAPTETVMVMEYIAGGELFERIVDDNFEHTEPTSAGYMRQILEGMLYVHKQNIVHLDLKPENIVCTDHTGTHIKIIDFGLAGKLEEDKPLLVMHGTPEFVAPEVISYETVGVETDMWSIGVICFILLSGESPFQGSSDAETFALVTAARYDFDPESFEDISDQAKDFISGLLKKDRRSRMSCIEALVHPWMASFTAVNRRPTKSLRKEKMRRFLARCKWKKTGKAVLALHRMANLSNRPDSPGSSSDEPSWSQEAEEAIRSLDKQLHGEPRFREPLRDASLPAGASARLACQVDGYPHPEVKWLQDDKPLSESSRVKMEYVEDGRCSLILSNLEASDAGVYVCRAINQLGAASCSARLEVDT from the exons ATGGACGAGGATGGTGGCGAGCCAAAGACTTATGTGTCCACAGTGCGCCTGCTGCTCGGGGGGCGCGCACGCAGCAAAGCGGACCCGCTCGCCGACGGGCCGGGGATGAGAAACGCGGCGGGATTCTCACGTCCAACAG GTGAGAAGCTTCATCCTCGTCAAAATCGATCAAATTTCATAAATGGCGTCGCCAGAGACGCCACAGCATTGATCAGCAAGAATTCTTCTGGAAGTCAGTCCCGTGGTGCggaattacattttaaag AGAAAAAGCCGAGCTGCGGTCCCGACGAGGCTATGGAGCTGACGGCAGAAAACACGGAAGCAGAAGCCG GTCCATCTGTGGACTTCGTCGACCCGCCGGAACACGTGGCGGTTCGGGTCGGGGAGCAGGCCTGCTTGCGCTGCGATTTCCGCACCTCCTGCGTCCCAGTGGCCTGCTGCTGGATTTTCAACAGAGGAAAG gCGGTTCTGCCAGACCCGAGGATGTCTGTGAGTAGCAACGACACGCACAGCAGCCTGACGATCTCTGAGGCCCACCCGGAGGACACGGGCTCTTACACGCTCATCGCTCGGAACCGAAGCGGTTCCGCTGAGCACACAGTCTCCCTCAGCGTCATCC ATCGTCCCGACCCGCCCGCGTCTCACCCGGTGATATCCCAGCTGTCGGCCGAGTCGCTGGTCCTCTCCTGGACGGGTCCCAGCTTTGACGGCGGCACGGCCGTGTTGGGTTACATCGTGGAGGTCCGGCGGCTGGGTGCCGACGCGTCAGGGGAGTGGATGGAAATAGCAGAACAGTGTAAGAACACCTCCACCCAGGTCAGCTCGGGCCTGGAGCCCTACGGGAAGTACCGCTTCCGAGTACGGGCCTGCAACGCCGAGGGAGTCAGCGAGCCCAGTCAGGAGTCGGACACCATCACCATGGCCATTGCCA AAGACGAAAAGAAGGCTGATGCGGGACCTTATGTGAAAGTGGTGATTGACACCAAACAGGAGCTTCAGGACCACTACAACGTCCATGAGAAGTTGGGAGT CGGCAAGTTTGGGGAGGTGTTCCGTCTGTCCCACAAAGAGTCGGGTGAGGTGTACGCAGGGAAGTTCTACCGGGCCAAGAACACCAAGGAGCGTTCGGCCGCCCGCCAGGAGATCGAGCTGATGAACTGCCTCCACCACCCCAAACTGGTCCAATGTCTGGCGGCCTATGAAGCCCCCACCGAGACCGTGATGGTGATGGAATA CATCGCAGGCGGGGAGCTTTTCGAGCGTATCGTGGACGACAACTTTGAACACACGGAGCCCACCAGCGCCGGCTACATGCGGCAGATCCTGGAGGGCATGCTGTACGTCCATAAGCAGAACATCGTCCATTTGGACCTCAAGCCCGAGAACATCGTCTGCACCGACCACACCGGAACGCACATCAAGATCATTGACTTTGGCCTGGCTGGGAAACTGG AAGAGGATAAGCCCCTGCTGGTGATGCACGGGACGCCGGAGTTTGTGGCCCCCGAGGTGATCAGCTACGAGACCGTGGGAGTGGAGACGGACATGTGGAGCATCGGCGTCATCTGCttcatatt GCTAAGCGGAGAGTCACCCTTCCAAGGAAGCAGTGACGCCGAGACCTTCGCACTCGTCACCGCCGCTCGCTACGACTTCGACCCGGAAAGCTTCGAGGACATTTCTGACCAAGCCAAAGACTTTATCAGTGGCCTTTTGAAAAAAGACCGCAG GAGTAGGATGTCGTGCATCGAGGCCCTGGTCCACCCCTGGATGGCCTCTTTCACGGCTGTCAACCGCAGACCCACCAAGAGTCTCAGGAAGGAGAAGATGAGACGTTTCTTGGCCAGGTGCAAGTGGAAG AAAACGGGCAAGGCTGTTCTGGCCCTCCATCGCATGGCCAACCTTTCCAACAGGCCCGACTCTCCTGGCAGCTCCTCAGACG AGCCGAGCTGGAGCCAAGAGGCAGAGGAGGCCATCCGCTCGCTGGATAAGCAGCTGCACGGCGAGCCTCGTTTCCGGGAGCCCCTGAGGGACGCCAGCCTCCCGGCGGGAGCCAGCGCTCGTCTGGCGTGCCAAGTGGACG GTTACCCTCATCCGGAGGTCAAGTGGCTCCAGGACGACAAGCCGCTGTCCGAGTCGTCCCGAGTGAAGATGGAATACGTCGAAGACGGCCGCTGCTCGCTGATCCTGTCCAACTTGGAAGCGTCTGACGCGGGCGTGTACGTGTGCCGGGCCATCAACCAGCTGGGGGCGGCCTCGTGTTCCGCCCGACTCGAAGTCGACACGTGA
- the LOC144005468 gene encoding myosin light chain kinase, smooth muscle-like isoform X2, with translation MFNIRQAVLPDPRMSVSSNDTHSSLTISEAHPEDTGSYTLIARNRSGSAEHTVSLSVIHRPDPPASHPVISQLSAESLVLSWTGPSFDGGTAVLGYIVEVRRLGADASGEWMEIAEQCKNTSTQVSSGLEPYGKYRFRVRACNAEGVSEPSQESDTITMAIAKDEKKADAGPYVKVVIDTKQELQDHYNVHEKLGVGKFGEVFRLSHKESGEVYAGKFYRAKNTKERSAARQEIELMNCLHHPKLVQCLAAYEAPTETVMVMEYIAGGELFERIVDDNFEHTEPTSAGYMRQILEGMLYVHKQNIVHLDLKPENIVCTDHTGTHIKIIDFGLAGKLEEDKPLLVMHGTPEFVAPEVISYETVGVETDMWSIGVICFILLSGESPFQGSSDAETFALVTAARYDFDPESFEDISDQAKDFISGLLKKDRRSRMSCIEALVHPWMASFTAVNRRPTKSLRKEKMRRFLARCKWKKTGKAVLALHRMANLSNRPDSPGSSSDEPSWSQEAEEAIRSLDKQLHGEPRFREPLRDASLPAGASARLACQVDGYPHPEVKWLQDDKPLSESSRVKMEYVEDGRCSLILSNLEASDAGVYVCRAINQLGAASCSARLEVDT, from the exons atgtttaATATCAGGCAG gCGGTTCTGCCAGACCCGAGGATGTCTGTGAGTAGCAACGACACGCACAGCAGCCTGACGATCTCTGAGGCCCACCCGGAGGACACGGGCTCTTACACGCTCATCGCTCGGAACCGAAGCGGTTCCGCTGAGCACACAGTCTCCCTCAGCGTCATCC ATCGTCCCGACCCGCCCGCGTCTCACCCGGTGATATCCCAGCTGTCGGCCGAGTCGCTGGTCCTCTCCTGGACGGGTCCCAGCTTTGACGGCGGCACGGCCGTGTTGGGTTACATCGTGGAGGTCCGGCGGCTGGGTGCCGACGCGTCAGGGGAGTGGATGGAAATAGCAGAACAGTGTAAGAACACCTCCACCCAGGTCAGCTCGGGCCTGGAGCCCTACGGGAAGTACCGCTTCCGAGTACGGGCCTGCAACGCCGAGGGAGTCAGCGAGCCCAGTCAGGAGTCGGACACCATCACCATGGCCATTGCCA AAGACGAAAAGAAGGCTGATGCGGGACCTTATGTGAAAGTGGTGATTGACACCAAACAGGAGCTTCAGGACCACTACAACGTCCATGAGAAGTTGGGAGT CGGCAAGTTTGGGGAGGTGTTCCGTCTGTCCCACAAAGAGTCGGGTGAGGTGTACGCAGGGAAGTTCTACCGGGCCAAGAACACCAAGGAGCGTTCGGCCGCCCGCCAGGAGATCGAGCTGATGAACTGCCTCCACCACCCCAAACTGGTCCAATGTCTGGCGGCCTATGAAGCCCCCACCGAGACCGTGATGGTGATGGAATA CATCGCAGGCGGGGAGCTTTTCGAGCGTATCGTGGACGACAACTTTGAACACACGGAGCCCACCAGCGCCGGCTACATGCGGCAGATCCTGGAGGGCATGCTGTACGTCCATAAGCAGAACATCGTCCATTTGGACCTCAAGCCCGAGAACATCGTCTGCACCGACCACACCGGAACGCACATCAAGATCATTGACTTTGGCCTGGCTGGGAAACTGG AAGAGGATAAGCCCCTGCTGGTGATGCACGGGACGCCGGAGTTTGTGGCCCCCGAGGTGATCAGCTACGAGACCGTGGGAGTGGAGACGGACATGTGGAGCATCGGCGTCATCTGCttcatatt GCTAAGCGGAGAGTCACCCTTCCAAGGAAGCAGTGACGCCGAGACCTTCGCACTCGTCACCGCCGCTCGCTACGACTTCGACCCGGAAAGCTTCGAGGACATTTCTGACCAAGCCAAAGACTTTATCAGTGGCCTTTTGAAAAAAGACCGCAG GAGTAGGATGTCGTGCATCGAGGCCCTGGTCCACCCCTGGATGGCCTCTTTCACGGCTGTCAACCGCAGACCCACCAAGAGTCTCAGGAAGGAGAAGATGAGACGTTTCTTGGCCAGGTGCAAGTGGAAG AAAACGGGCAAGGCTGTTCTGGCCCTCCATCGCATGGCCAACCTTTCCAACAGGCCCGACTCTCCTGGCAGCTCCTCAGACG AGCCGAGCTGGAGCCAAGAGGCAGAGGAGGCCATCCGCTCGCTGGATAAGCAGCTGCACGGCGAGCCTCGTTTCCGGGAGCCCCTGAGGGACGCCAGCCTCCCGGCGGGAGCCAGCGCTCGTCTGGCGTGCCAAGTGGACG GTTACCCTCATCCGGAGGTCAAGTGGCTCCAGGACGACAAGCCGCTGTCCGAGTCGTCCCGAGTGAAGATGGAATACGTCGAAGACGGCCGCTGCTCGCTGATCCTGTCCAACTTGGAAGCGTCTGACGCGGGCGTGTACGTGTGCCGGGCCATCAACCAGCTGGGGGCGGCCTCGTGTTCCGCCCGACTCGAAGTCGACACGTGA
- the LOC144005468 gene encoding myosin light chain kinase, smooth muscle-like isoform X3 yields the protein MSVSSNDTHSSLTISEAHPEDTGSYTLIARNRSGSAEHTVSLSVIHRPDPPASHPVISQLSAESLVLSWTGPSFDGGTAVLGYIVEVRRLGADASGEWMEIAEQCKNTSTQVSSGLEPYGKYRFRVRACNAEGVSEPSQESDTITMAIAKDEKKADAGPYVKVVIDTKQELQDHYNVHEKLGVGKFGEVFRLSHKESGEVYAGKFYRAKNTKERSAARQEIELMNCLHHPKLVQCLAAYEAPTETVMVMEYIAGGELFERIVDDNFEHTEPTSAGYMRQILEGMLYVHKQNIVHLDLKPENIVCTDHTGTHIKIIDFGLAGKLEEDKPLLVMHGTPEFVAPEVISYETVGVETDMWSIGVICFILLSGESPFQGSSDAETFALVTAARYDFDPESFEDISDQAKDFISGLLKKDRRSRMSCIEALVHPWMASFTAVNRRPTKSLRKEKMRRFLARCKWKKTGKAVLALHRMANLSNRPDSPGSSSDEPSWSQEAEEAIRSLDKQLHGEPRFREPLRDASLPAGASARLACQVDGYPHPEVKWLQDDKPLSESSRVKMEYVEDGRCSLILSNLEASDAGVYVCRAINQLGAASCSARLEVDT from the exons ATGTCTGTGAGTAGCAACGACACGCACAGCAGCCTGACGATCTCTGAGGCCCACCCGGAGGACACGGGCTCTTACACGCTCATCGCTCGGAACCGAAGCGGTTCCGCTGAGCACACAGTCTCCCTCAGCGTCATCC ATCGTCCCGACCCGCCCGCGTCTCACCCGGTGATATCCCAGCTGTCGGCCGAGTCGCTGGTCCTCTCCTGGACGGGTCCCAGCTTTGACGGCGGCACGGCCGTGTTGGGTTACATCGTGGAGGTCCGGCGGCTGGGTGCCGACGCGTCAGGGGAGTGGATGGAAATAGCAGAACAGTGTAAGAACACCTCCACCCAGGTCAGCTCGGGCCTGGAGCCCTACGGGAAGTACCGCTTCCGAGTACGGGCCTGCAACGCCGAGGGAGTCAGCGAGCCCAGTCAGGAGTCGGACACCATCACCATGGCCATTGCCA AAGACGAAAAGAAGGCTGATGCGGGACCTTATGTGAAAGTGGTGATTGACACCAAACAGGAGCTTCAGGACCACTACAACGTCCATGAGAAGTTGGGAGT CGGCAAGTTTGGGGAGGTGTTCCGTCTGTCCCACAAAGAGTCGGGTGAGGTGTACGCAGGGAAGTTCTACCGGGCCAAGAACACCAAGGAGCGTTCGGCCGCCCGCCAGGAGATCGAGCTGATGAACTGCCTCCACCACCCCAAACTGGTCCAATGTCTGGCGGCCTATGAAGCCCCCACCGAGACCGTGATGGTGATGGAATA CATCGCAGGCGGGGAGCTTTTCGAGCGTATCGTGGACGACAACTTTGAACACACGGAGCCCACCAGCGCCGGCTACATGCGGCAGATCCTGGAGGGCATGCTGTACGTCCATAAGCAGAACATCGTCCATTTGGACCTCAAGCCCGAGAACATCGTCTGCACCGACCACACCGGAACGCACATCAAGATCATTGACTTTGGCCTGGCTGGGAAACTGG AAGAGGATAAGCCCCTGCTGGTGATGCACGGGACGCCGGAGTTTGTGGCCCCCGAGGTGATCAGCTACGAGACCGTGGGAGTGGAGACGGACATGTGGAGCATCGGCGTCATCTGCttcatatt GCTAAGCGGAGAGTCACCCTTCCAAGGAAGCAGTGACGCCGAGACCTTCGCACTCGTCACCGCCGCTCGCTACGACTTCGACCCGGAAAGCTTCGAGGACATTTCTGACCAAGCCAAAGACTTTATCAGTGGCCTTTTGAAAAAAGACCGCAG GAGTAGGATGTCGTGCATCGAGGCCCTGGTCCACCCCTGGATGGCCTCTTTCACGGCTGTCAACCGCAGACCCACCAAGAGTCTCAGGAAGGAGAAGATGAGACGTTTCTTGGCCAGGTGCAAGTGGAAG AAAACGGGCAAGGCTGTTCTGGCCCTCCATCGCATGGCCAACCTTTCCAACAGGCCCGACTCTCCTGGCAGCTCCTCAGACG AGCCGAGCTGGAGCCAAGAGGCAGAGGAGGCCATCCGCTCGCTGGATAAGCAGCTGCACGGCGAGCCTCGTTTCCGGGAGCCCCTGAGGGACGCCAGCCTCCCGGCGGGAGCCAGCGCTCGTCTGGCGTGCCAAGTGGACG GTTACCCTCATCCGGAGGTCAAGTGGCTCCAGGACGACAAGCCGCTGTCCGAGTCGTCCCGAGTGAAGATGGAATACGTCGAAGACGGCCGCTGCTCGCTGATCCTGTCCAACTTGGAAGCGTCTGACGCGGGCGTGTACGTGTGCCGGGCCATCAACCAGCTGGGGGCGGCCTCGTGTTCCGCCCGACTCGAAGTCGACACGTGA
- the coasy gene encoding bifunctional coenzyme A synthase: MSMFSTGILVLTSPLPALRIAPVLRSAAQLVERTLYVHLHPGLNLGDGGGGQARPVFLPPAVDLCSLIARLYSKASDVCAHLDVRVLLTHIRPTAGVAGGPFPTPQCLSHSPEVLLTDFAPQDPAQSQQVTQCLQGYAGRCYVCRPGLPSVLLRPPPPTQHEESGQKEPEEEEGKLLETYPDVVVGGTFDRLHGAHKTLLNVSCLLATRRFLIGVCDQRMLKRKVLKELIQPYELRVEKLQEFLRDVKPALQVEIVPLDDPLGVSVVDPLLRCIVVSEETRKGGEAVNRKRLENGLPALVLHEIQLLKDAHHSETEEEKISSSSLRSRLLGTLLIPPKDTPHLPLQPYVIGLTGGSGSGKSSVAKRLEDLGAVRIDCDKLGHQVYEPGAAAYRRVVEEFGADILTEDKSINRRALGKKVFGKQERLKALTDIVWPEIALLIKNIISQAREQGKDVCVVDAAVLLEAGWTDMVHEVWVTIIPEEEAVSRITERDGVAAEDAQRRLQSQASNAQRLEHANVVLSTLWEADVTRKQVLKAWNLLQKRIQQRRAAR, translated from the exons ATGTCGATGTTCAGCACGGGCATCCTGGTGCTGACGTCGCCGCTCCCCGCCCTGCGCATCGCCCCCGTGCTCCGCTCGGCCGCCCAGCTGGTGGAGCGCACCCTCTACGTCCACCTCCACCCGGGACTCAACCtgggcgacggcggcggcggccaagCGCGCCCCGTCTTCCTCCCACCGGCCGTCGACCTGTGCTCGCTCATCGCGCGCCTGTACAGCAAAGCGTCCGACGTGTGCGCGCACCTGGACGTCCGCGTCCTGCTCACCCACATCCGCCCCACCGCCGGCGTGGCCGGCGGCCCCTTCCCCACACCGCAGTGCCTGTCCCACTCCCCCGAGGTGCTCCTGACGGACTTCGCCCCCCAGGACCCGGCGCAGTCACAGCAGGTGACGCAGTGCCTGCAGGGCTACGCCGGGCGCTGCTACGTGTGCCGGCCCGGCCTGCCGTCGGTGTTgctgcggccgccgccgcccacgCAGCACGAAGAGTCCGGGCAGAAGGAGCCCGAAGAGGAGGAGGGTAAACTTTTGGAGACGTACCCCGACGTGGTGGTGGGCGGCACCTTTGACCGCCTCCACGGGGCCCACAAGACCCTGCTCAACGTGTCGTGCTTGCTCGCCACCAGAAGATTCCTCATCGGTGTCTGCGACCAACGGATGCTGAAAA GAAAGGTCCTGAAAGAGCTCATCCAGCCGTACGAGCTGCGCGTGGAAAAGCTCCAGGAGTTCCTGCGGGATGTGAAGCCGGCCCTGCAGGTGGAGATCGTGCCCCTTGACGACCCGCTCGGGGTGTCGGTGGTCGACCCCCTGCTGCGCTGCATTGTGGTCAGCGAGGAGACCCGCAAGGGTGGCGAGGCCGTCAACAGGAAACgccttgaaaat GGCCTTCCCGCTTTGGTTCTTCACGAGATCCAGCTGCTCAAGGATGCGCATCACTCCGAAACGGAGGAGGAGAAGATTAGCTCATCCAGTTTGCGCTCTCGTTTGTTGGGAACTCTTCTAATACCACCCAAA GACACGCCCCACCTACCTCTCCAGCCGTACGTGATCGGCCTGACGGGCGGGAGCGGCAGCGGGAAGAGCTCGGTGGCCAAGCGTCTGGAGGACCTGGGAGCCGTCCGCATCGACTGCGACAAGCTGGGCCATCAGGTCTACGAGCCGGGCGCCGCCGCCTACCGCCGCGTCGTGGAGGAATTCGGAGCAG ATATCCTAACTGAAGATAAAAGCATCAACAGACGTGCCTTGGGGAAGAAGGTGTTTGGAAAACAG GAAAGATTAAAAGCGCTAACAGACATCGTGTggccagaaattgcacttctaATCAAGAATATCATCAGCCAAGCCAGAGAACAAG ggaaagaTGTCTGCGTAGTAGATGCAGCGGTTCTCCTGGAGGCCGGCTGGACGGACATGGTCCATGAGGTGTGGGTGACCATCATCCCCGAAGAGGAG GCGGTGTCCCGGATAACTGAGCGAGACGGCGTGGCGGCGGAGGACGCCCAGCGCCGCCTCCAAAGCCAGGCTTCCAACGCCCAGCGGCTGGAGCACGCCAACGTGGTGCTCAGCACGCTATGGGAGGCCGACGTCACCCGCAAGCAG GTTTTAAAAGCGTGGAATCTTCTACAGAAGAGGATACAGCAGAGACGGGCAGCGCGGTAG